From the genome of Latilactobacillus curvatus JCM 1096 = DSM 20019:
AATCTTGCCACGTCAATGCAGGAAATTGAAATTGTGGGACTAATTCTAATGGTAAGTCACTTGAATAAACATCAATTAACTTTTCAGGTTTTCGTCTAATCAGTTGTTGTAATTGGCGCCGTTCATTTTGACTTTGTGACTGACGTTGGCTGATCAAATAAGTATGCCAATTGACCCGCCTTGCCTGTGGTCGCGCTTGCTGGCTGACAAACGTCCCGCTACCAACGCGACGTTCAATCACGCCATCTGCAACCAATTCATCAGACGCACGTGTCACCGTTGAACGATTGACACTCAATAATTTAGCTAACTGACGCTCTGGCGGTAATTGGTCACCTGAACTTAATTGTCCTTTATCTATCAAGCTAATAATCATTTTTTTAATTGCCATATACTTTGGCTTTTGTTCAGGTAAATATTGTAACCATTCAATCATTTTTAACACCTCTTATTTAGTTTACAAATTGGATGGTAAAAAAACAAGCCAATTGGCTGTTGTTGAACATTCTATTCTTCTCTATGATAGTTAAGAATAGAATTTTGGAGGACAACTATGCAAAACATTCTAACCATTGCCGGCTCTGATACTCTGGGTGGTGGTGGCATCCAGGCCGATTTAAAAACGTTCGAAGCCTTAGAAACGTTTGGGGTCAGTGCCTTAACTTGCATCGCTACATTGCTACCAGACGGTCACTTGAAAATCCACAACTTACCTGAGGATACCATTTTGGACCAGCTTGATGCCATTTTAAACTACGTGCCACTAACGCACGTTAAAATTGGTTTGGTTCATCAAACGGAAACTTTAAAAGCCATCTGTGAGCGACTACGACAGCATCCTGAATTAACCATCATCGCTGACCCGGTCCTCGTCTTTAAAGAAGGCGCCATTCTTGCGCAGCAAGCGTACCTCGACACGTTAAAAAAAGAACTACTGCCTTTGACGAGCGTTGTCACCCCAAACTTGTTGGAGGCCCAACAACTCAGTGGTCTTTCGTCAATTACCACGCGTGAGGAAATGGTCGAAGCTGCTACAATTATCCAATCATTTGGCCCCAAGCACGTCATTATCAAAGGTGGTCAACGATTCCCTGGTGAGCAGGCCGTTGATTTATTAAAATCGGGCGCAACAACTCATTATTTAGAAGCTCCACGATTGGAAACAACTACCATTGATGGCGCCGGTTGTACGCTTTCGGCAGCGATTGCGGCGGAATTAGCACAAGGAAAATCGATTGAAGTTGCCGTGGCACGCGCAAAGAAATTTGTTTATGCCGGTTTAAAAGATGGTATTCATCTACGCCATGGCCTGGGGAATGTCTGGCAGGGGGCTACTAAACGTGCACTTTAATAAACGTCAATTACCATTACTCGCGATGCTCACCGCATTGACCGTGGCACTCTCTTTGTTAATCATCATCCCGATTCCGGCGACGAA
Proteins encoded in this window:
- the thiD gene encoding bifunctional hydroxymethylpyrimidine kinase/phosphomethylpyrimidine kinase; translation: MQNILTIAGSDTLGGGGIQADLKTFEALETFGVSALTCIATLLPDGHLKIHNLPEDTILDQLDAILNYVPLTHVKIGLVHQTETLKAICERLRQHPELTIIADPVLVFKEGAILAQQAYLDTLKKELLPLTSVVTPNLLEAQQLSGLSSITTREEMVEAATIIQSFGPKHVIIKGGQRFPGEQAVDLLKSGATTHYLEAPRLETTTIDGAGCTLSAAIAAELAQGKSIEVAVARAKKFVYAGLKDGIHLRHGLGNVWQGATKRAL